The Breoghania sp. L-A4 sequence CGAAATCGTCGATCGCGATGGCAACGCCGTGGCTGCGGAACTGTTCGACGACCTGCGCCAGGATGACCTTGTCGTCATGCATCGTTTCGATAATCTCGAACACGAGACGGCGCGGCTCGATGCCGTGGCTCTCGAGGCGCTGCATGAACGTATCGACACAGCGCTCCGAGCGCAGCACGTCGGTGAAGACCTCCGGATTGATGTTCAGAAAGAGCTTCTGAGTGCCGTCCGCAAGCAGGCAAAAATTGCGCACATGCAGGACCCGCAAGAGGCGCTCGAGAAAAAAGCCCTGGTCGCGATCCACCGCGTTCAGGAACGTATGAACCGGAAGCGACACCCCATCGAGCATCGGCCGCAGCAGCGCCTCATGCCCCTGGAGCACGAGCCCGCGCTCGCCGCGGCGGAAAATCGGCTGGAACGCACTTTCCAGCCGGTAGCGCTCAAAGCATCCTATCGAGCGACCGTCTCTCTCATACGAGAGACTGCGCACAACCCGCTGAGCCTCTTCACCATTCAAAACGCGTTTCCATCCGTGTATCGCCTCATCGGAAAAACAATACGAATGAATCTCTTTCCGCATGATTAATCGCAAGTACCCGAAAAAAAGCTAAAATCCGAATTAAACGTGACATGAACTTAGGCGATGAATAGCAACGGCATCTAATCCGTCCGCATGTCGTGACTGGATACACGGACGAAAACCTGGAGGCTCCATGCAACACCGCCGTCTGTTTTTGGTCCGACACGCCAAGTCGGCGTCGAACGACGAGCCGGGAGCCGACTTCAACCGCGCCCTGTCCGGCCGTGGCCGGCGCGCCTGCCGGCTCATGGGTGACTACATGAACGCCCATGCGCTTCTGCCCGAGACGATCCTCTGTTCAGCGGCTCAGCGCACGCGCGAGACCCTGGCGCACTTCCTCGCCGTCTTTTCGCACGACCACCGGATCCTGCTGACGCACGCGCTGTATGACGCGCCGCATCGCGATTGCTACGAGATCATACGAAAGCACGGTGGGGCGGCGAAAACGCTGATGCTGATCGGCCACAACCCGTCGATCCAGGAGATGGCGCTCGACCTCACGAAGGACGGTGACCCCGCATTGATCGCCGCGATCGTGACAAAATATCCCACGGCGGCGCTCACGGTACTGGACCTCGACATCGAGAGCTGGTCGGACGTCGCGCCCCGAACGGCCCGCCTCCAGTCCTTCATCACGCCGCGCGATATCGATCAGACACCGACAAGCCACGACGAGGATTAAGGTCGTGTTTGCCCAAGCCCCTTGTCACACCTACATGACATCCGACACAGCACATGTCCGCGGGGGTCACAGCATCACCAGCGGATCCATCCACCATGACGGCCCGAACCCTTGATCAAGCTCCCCGATATTGCCGACGAAGCCCGCCTGGCGCTGGCGAATCTCAGCGACGCCGCAACGAACCTGACCGTGCCGACCATGCGGCTCGGCGTGACCGGGCTCTCGCGCGCCGGAAAGACGGTGTTCATCTCGGCTCTGGTGCACAACCTGATCCACGGAGGACGGCTGCCGATGCTGGAGGCTCTGGCGGGCGGACGGCTGGCGCGCGCCTATCTGCAGCCGCAGCCCGACGATGCCGTTCCCCGCTTCGATTACGAATCCCACATCAACGCCTTGCTCAACGACCGCGTCTGGCCGCATTCCACCATGCAGGTCTCGGAGCTGCGGTTGACGCTGGAGTTCGAATCCGCCGCATGGCTCAGTCGGACCTTCGGCAGCGGTAAGCTGCATCTCGACATCGTCGATTATCCAGGAGAATGGCTGCTCGACCTCCCGCTGCTGTCCAAGGATTATGCAACCTGGAGCCGCGAGGCTTTGGCGCTGTCACGCTCTCCCGCGCGCGCGCCGCTCGCGAAAGACTGGCACCGCAGCCTGGAAGGCGCCGATCCCGCGGCAGACGCGGACGAATCCACAGCCCGCGACCTGGCGGCACGGTTCACCAGCTATCTGGCTGCCTGCCGCCACGACGAGCACGCCCTGTCGCTGCTGCCGCCCGGACGCTTCCTGATGCCGGGAGACATGCAGGGATCCCCCGCCCTGACCTTCGCGCCGCTGGACGTGGACGAACACGCGTCCATGCGCAAGGGCTCACTGCACGCGATGATGGAGCGCCGCTACGAGTCCTACAAACGCTACGTGGTGAAACCCTTTTTCCGCGATCACTTCGCTCGCATCGATCGGCAGATCGTCCTGGTCGATACGCTGGCGGCGCTCAACGCGGGACCCGCGGCGATCGTCGATCTGGAAGCCGCTCTTGAAGGCATTCTCACCTGCTTCCGTCCCGGAAAGAATTCCTGGCTGTCCTCAATTCTGGCGCGCCGGACCGACCGCATCCTGTTCGCCGCCACAAAGGCCGATCACGTGCACCACGGCGATCACGACCGGCTGGAAGCAATCCTCCGCCGGCTCGTGGCCCAGGCCATCGAGCGTGCCGAATTCGCCGGCGCGGATGTGGACGTGGTGGCCATGGCCGCGATCCGCGCGACCCGTGAAGCGCAGGTCGAACAGGGCGGCGATATCCTTCCCGCCATCCTGGGCACGCCGCTCGCCGGCGAAAGGATCAACGGCGAGGCTTTTGACGGAACATCAGAAATCGCCATGTTTCCCGGGGACTTACCTGATCTTCCGGAATCAATTTATAAAACTTACGCTGTTAATAATACGAATGAAGATGTTGCGGTTGAATCACAACATGAAGCCGTTGAATCACATTCTCAGGCGGGCTTGCGGTTTCTGCGCTTCCAGCCGCCGAAGCTCGAACGCACTCCGGGCGGGCGGCCGCTTTCACTGCCCCATATCCGCCTCGATCGGGCCCTGCAATTCCTTATCGGAGACCGGCTGGCATGACCCCCCGAGACAACCGCCGGGCCGGGCGCCCGAGAAGGAGACCGGCACGCGCGGACGAACGCCGCGCGCCTTCCGCCTGGACGCCCGCGATGTCATCGTGCAGGACGCGCGGACCGACGACACGTTCCCCAAGGCCGCGGCGCGGATCGTGCCTGAGCCGGAAGAACCGGCGAGCCGCCCGCTGGCACCCGCTCGCCGCAAGCGGCGCACGGGGTGGGGACGCCTTTTGACGGCGGCTCTCGGCGGGCTTGCGACGCTCGCCATCGGACTCGCCATCGACGGATTGATCCGCGACCTGTTCGCGCGCAACGACTGGCTCGGCTGGACCGGGCTGGCGCTTGCGGGCCTTGCCGCCTTCGCTCTGGCGGCCCTCGCCCTGCGTGAGATATTCGGCCTGATGCGCCTCAAGCGGATCGACAGTATCCGCACGCGCCTCGCGGCTGCCGCGGACGCAGACGATGCACGCGCCGCCAGGCCCGTGCTCAACGAGCTGACCGCCCTCTACGAAAGCCGCCCCGAGACCGCGCAGGGACGCGCCGCGATGCGGGAGCATATGCGCGAGATCATCGACGGGCGCGACCTGGTGATCCTCACCGAGCGCACGCTGCTGGCACCGCTCGACGCACAAGCGCGCCGGCTTGTGGCGGATGCCGCCAAACGGGTGTCCGTCGTCACCGCCATAAGCCCCCGCGCCCTGATCGATCTCGCCTATGTGGCCATCGAGAACATGCGCACGATCCGGCGGATCTCGGATCTCTACGGCGGACGGCCCGGCACCATCGGCTTCCTGCGACTGGCTCGAAACGTCCTCGGCCACCTGGCGGTGACAGGCGGCATGGCGGCGGGCGACAGTCTCGTCCAGCAGGTGTTGGGTCACGGACTTGCCGCACGTCTGTCGGCACGCCTTGGCGAGGGAGTCATCAACGGCCTGCTGACCGCCCGTATCGGCGCCGCCGCCATCGACGTGTGCCGTCCCGCGCCATTCATTGGAACCAAGCCGCCACGCATGACGGACTTCATGGGGAGCTGACGAAAGCCGTCGACAGCGAGGAAGACCGCGAACGCAATTCCACCCCGGATTGACCTGCGACGGAGTCGGGCAGGATTTCACTTTTTTCCAAGCGTGATTGTCCGATCGCCTATCCGGCGATTATGCTTAATGCCGGTTTCACACATCGCGCGCCACGATCGGGCGCAGCCCGGCAAACAGTGATTGTCCCCGCATTCCAAGAGCAGGTTCATGGTGATCGACGGCATTCTAACTCGAGAACTCAATCATCTGACGGACGCGCGTGGCGGTCTGGTGGAGATATACAGATACGAATGGGGCGATGATTGCGATACGGTGCAGTGGAACGTGGTCCACAGCCGCGAGAACGTGATCCGTGGCGTGCATGTTCACGCGGACCATTTCGACTATCTGGTCGTTCTCTCGGGAACACTCGTTCTCGGACTGCATGACATCCGCACCGACAGCACGACGCACAGGGAATCGGATCTGATCACGCTCGAAGGCAACGCTCCTTGTTCGATCTCTATCCCGCCCGGTGTGTGTCACGGGTTCTATTTTCCGGTTCCAACGGTCTACATCTACGGCCTTTCAGCCTATTGGACACCGACTGAGGACCTTGGTTGCCGCTACGATTGCC is a genomic window containing:
- a CDS encoding YcjX family protein, coding for MKLPDIADEARLALANLSDAATNLTVPTMRLGVTGLSRAGKTVFISALVHNLIHGGRLPMLEALAGGRLARAYLQPQPDDAVPRFDYESHINALLNDRVWPHSTMQVSELRLTLEFESAAWLSRTFGSGKLHLDIVDYPGEWLLDLPLLSKDYATWSREALALSRSPARAPLAKDWHRSLEGADPAADADESTARDLAARFTSYLAACRHDEHALSLLPPGRFLMPGDMQGSPALTFAPLDVDEHASMRKGSLHAMMERRYESYKRYVVKPFFRDHFARIDRQIVLVDTLAALNAGPAAIVDLEAALEGILTCFRPGKNSWLSSILARRTDRILFAATKADHVHHGDHDRLEAILRRLVAQAIERAEFAGADVDVVAMAAIRATREAQVEQGGDILPAILGTPLAGERINGEAFDGTSEIAMFPGDLPDLPESIYKTYAVNNTNEDVAVESQHEAVESHSQAGLRFLRFQPPKLERTPGGRPLSLPHIRLDRALQFLIGDRLA
- a CDS encoding dTDP-4-dehydrorhamnose 3,5-epimerase family protein; this encodes MVIDGILTRELNHLTDARGGLVEIYRYEWGDDCDTVQWNVVHSRENVIRGVHVHADHFDYLVVLSGTLVLGLHDIRTDSTTHRESDLITLEGNAPCSISIPPGVCHGFYFPVPTVYIYGLSAYWTPTEDLGCRYDCPELGLRWPSSDPVLSARDAAAGSFDAMNEAFQHKLNRQAAETLV
- a CDS encoding TIGR01620 family protein; this translates as MQDARTDDTFPKAAARIVPEPEEPASRPLAPARRKRRTGWGRLLTAALGGLATLAIGLAIDGLIRDLFARNDWLGWTGLALAGLAAFALAALALREIFGLMRLKRIDSIRTRLAAAADADDARAARPVLNELTALYESRPETAQGRAAMREHMREIIDGRDLVILTERTLLAPLDAQARRLVADAAKRVSVVTAISPRALIDLAYVAIENMRTIRRISDLYGGRPGTIGFLRLARNVLGHLAVTGGMAAGDSLVQQVLGHGLAARLSARLGEGVINGLLTARIGAAAIDVCRPAPFIGTKPPRMTDFMGS
- a CDS encoding EAL domain-containing protein is translated as MRSLSYERDGRSIGCFERYRLESAFQPIFRRGERGLVLQGHEALLRPMLDGVSLPVHTFLNAVDRDQGFFLERLLRVLHVRNFCLLADGTQKLFLNINPEVFTDVLRSERCVDTFMQRLESHGIEPRRLVFEIIETMHDDKVILAQVVEQFRSHGVAIAIDDFGAQHSNFDRVFDLHPDLVKFDLQWLSRCRGDMRAVRFLTGMVELIKELDVEVSCEGIETEQELRIALDAGFDLFQGYFLGRPSPALVQGTIDYPHVDAHVRARVSV
- a CDS encoding histidine phosphatase family protein — encoded protein: MQHRRLFLVRHAKSASNDEPGADFNRALSGRGRRACRLMGDYMNAHALLPETILCSAAQRTRETLAHFLAVFSHDHRILLTHALYDAPHRDCYEIIRKHGGAAKTLMLIGHNPSIQEMALDLTKDGDPALIAAIVTKYPTAALTVLDLDIESWSDVAPRTARLQSFITPRDIDQTPTSHDED